One segment of Leptodactylus fuscus isolate aLepFus1 chromosome 7, aLepFus1.hap2, whole genome shotgun sequence DNA contains the following:
- the LOC142213369 gene encoding cholinesterase-like produces MGFCTNKTCFVILTILAVSIMAEDDTIVQTRQGKVSGIKQSVMSRTVTAYLGIPYGEAPTGERRFQKPEPRAPWHGVYKATTYGKSCYQSKDNGYAKMSDSDKWNVKNEMSEDCLNLNVWVPQTMSKPAHVMVFIHGGGFFFGTSSSDMYVGSVLAASEEVIVVSMNYRLGVFGFLAFPGNPKAPGNAGLFDQRLALQWVQENIAAFGGNPDSITIFGHSAGAASVGYHVISPGSHSYFNRAILQSGTPIANWAFNSQDRSKMVSIQLAKLLNCPTEDEDASIACLQKVDTKEFVDKQIQNVSGSPLVHFVPILENYFITDVPQTVVKHSIKNIDILIGITKDGNPFTVFGAPGFSVKNQSLITTEELREGLRYFFPPGDDLSVESIMLMYKDWDDEVDTEKNREAMEQILRDYYFVCSAKYFANFIAKTINNLYVYEYDHRPSDEGLPEWMGVAHGAELSMLFGKPLISPQQFSNQEQVFSRRLMKIWANFARTGNPSDDNFIWPQYSAEEQHYADLKVDRIDTKQKWNSRNCQFWNSFYPKLVKMDRSPRYMKVNPKVSRATKLKILEWTGSETYPE; encoded by the exons ATGGGGTTCTGTACCAACAAAACCTGTTTCGTGATACTAACTATACTTGCTGTATCTATTATGGCAGAAGATGACACAATTGTACAAACAAGGCAGGGGAAAGTGAGTGGAATAAAACAGTCTGTGATGTCTCGTACTGTCACAGCCTATCTAGGAATTCCATATGGAGAAGCACCAACAGGAGAAAGAAGGTTCCAAAAACCAGAACCCCGGGCACCATGGCATGGAGTTTACAAAGCCACCACCTATGGCAAGTCTTGTTACCAGAGTAAAGATAACGGCTATGCAAAGATGAGTGATTCAGATAAGTGGAATGTAAAAAATGAAATGAGTGAAGACTGTCTGAATCTGAATGTATGGGTTCCACAAACCATGTCTAAACCAGCACATGTCATGGTGTTCATCCATGGAGGAGGTTTTTTCTTTGGCACCTCGTCTTCAGACATGTATGTTGGAAGTGTGCTGGCAGCTTCTGAGGAGGTCATCGTAGTGTCAATGAACTACAGACTTGGAGTATTTGGTTTCTTAGCTTTTccgggaaatccaaaagccccagGAAATGCTGGTTTGTTTGACCAAAGGCTGGCTCTTCAATGGGTTCAAGAAAATATTGCAGCTTTTGGTGGAAATCCGGACAGTATTACAATTTTTGGACATAGTGCAGGAGCTGCTTCTGTAGGGTATCATGTGATAAGTCCTGGAAGCCATTCTTATTTTAATAGAGCCATTCTACAAAGTGGAACTCCGATAGCAAACTGGGCTTTCAATTCTCAAGACAGGTCAAAGATGGTGTCCATACAATTAGCCAAACTCCTCAACTGTCCTACAGAAGATGAAGATGCCTCTATAGCCTGTTTACAAAAAGTAGACACCAAAGAATTTGTTGATAAGCAAATTCAAAATGTATCTGGATCTCCTCTAGTTCATTTTGTTCCAATTTTGGAAAATTATTTTATAACCGACGTCCCCCAAACTGTAGTAAAACATTCAATCAAAAATATCGATATATTGATAGGAATAACTAAAGATGGAAACCCATTTACAGTGTTTGGTGCACCAGGATTTAGTGTAAAAAACCAAAGTCTAATCACCACCGAGGAACTTAGAGAAGGTCTGAGATATTTCTTCCCACCAGGAGATGATCTCTCTGTAGAATCTATTATGTTAATGTATAAAGACTGGGATGATGAAGTAGACACTGAGAAGAATCGGGAAGCCATGGAGCAGATACTGAGAGACTATTATTTTGTGTGTTCTGCAAAGTATTTTGCAAACTTTATCGCAAAGACTATAAATAACCTCTATGTCTATGAATATGATCACCGTCCATCAGATGAAGGACTTCCGGAGTGGATGGGGGTTGCACATGGTGCGGAATTGTCAATGTTATTTGGAAAACCACTTATTTCTCCTCAACAATTCTCAAACCAAGAACAAGTGTTTAGCAGAAGACTTATGAAAATCTGGGCCAACTTTGCAAGAACAGG AAATCCAAGTGATGATAACTTTATTTGGCCGCAGTATTCGGCTGAGGAACAACATTATGCCGATTTGAAAGTGGATCGCATCGATACTAAGCAAAAATGGAACAGTAGAAATTGTCAATTCTGGAATTCCTTCTACCCCAAATTGGTAAAAATG GATAGAAGTCCCAG ATACATGAAGGTAAATCCTAAAGTATCCCGTGCTACTAAACTCAAGATATTGGAGTGGACTGGAAGTGAGACTTACCCTGAATAA
- the LOC142212977 gene encoding cholinesterase-like encodes MEHKNMRFYSNKTCFVILSILAVYVMAGDDTIVKTKQGKVRGVKQSVMSHTVTAYLGIPYAEAPTGEKRFQKPEPRAPWHGVYKATTYGNSCYQSKENAYATLSDSDKWNVKNEMSEDCLNLNVWVPQTMSKPAHVMVFIHGGAYIFGTSSSDMYDGSVLAASEDVIVVSMNYRLGVFGFLAFPGNAKAPGNAGLFDQRLALQWVHDNIAAFGGNPESITIFGHSAGAASVGYHLMSPGSHSYFNRAILQSGAPPANWAFNSHERSKRLTIQLAKLLNCPTEDDDATIACLQKVDAKDIVDKEIQSESRYALTFFVPVVDNDFITDIPHNLVKQSAMNTDIMIGITKDDGNPLTVFGAPGFSVKNQSLVTMEELKEALRYYFPPGDDLSVESMMLMYVDWDDEVNTEKNREAMVQIQKDYIFTCPAKYFANFASEAKNKFFVYEYDHRPSDEGLPEWMGVVHGAELSMLFGKPLISPQQFSNQEQAFSRRLMKIWANFARTGNPSDDEFQWPQYSAEEQCYAILKVDRIDTKQKWKGQNCQFWNSFYPKLIKNDT; translated from the exons ATGGAGCACAAAAATATGAGGTTCTACAGTAACAAAACCTGTTTCGTGATACTATCTATACTTGCTGTATATGTTATGGCAGGAGATGACACAATTGTAAAAACGAAGCAAGGAAAAGTGCGTGGAGTAAAACAATCTGTGATGTCTCATACTGTCACAGCCTATCTAGGAATTCCATATGCCGAAGCACCAACAGGAGAAAAAAGGTTCCAAAAACCAGAACCGCGAGCACCATGGCATGGAGTTTATAAAGCCACCACCTATGGAAACTCTTGTTACCAGAGTAAAGAAAATGCTTATGCAACGTTGAGTGATTCAGATAAGTGGAATGTCAAAAATGAAATGAGTGAAGACTGTCTGAATCTGAATGTATGGGTTCCACAAACCATGTCTAAACCGGCACACGTCATGGTGTTCATCCATGGTGGAGCGTATATTTTTGGCACCTCATCTTCAGACATGTATGATGGAAGTGTGCTGGCAGCTTCTGAGGATGTGATCGTAGTGTCAATGAACTACAGACTTGGAGTATTTGGTTTCTTAGCTTTTCCAGGAAATGCAAAAGCCCCAGGAAACGCTGGTTTGTTTGACCAAAGGCTGGCTCTTCAATGGGTTCATGACAATATTGCAGCTTTTGGTGGAAATCCAGAGAGTATTACGATTTTTGGACATAGTGCAGGAGCTGCTTCTGTAGGGTATCATTTGATGAGCCCAGGAAGCCATTCTTATTTTAATAGAGCCATTCTACAAAGTGGAGCACCACCAGCAAACTGGGCATTCAATTCTCATGAGAGGTCGAAGAGGTTGACCATACAATTAGCCAAACTCCTCAACTGTCCTACAGAAGATGATGATGCCACTATAGCCTGTTTACAAAAAGTAGATGCTAAAGACATAGTTGATAAGGAAATTCAAAGTGAATCTAGATATGCTTTGACCTTTTTTGTTCCAGTTGTGGATAATGATTTTATAACCGACATCCCGCACAACCTAGTAAAACAGTCAGCCATGAATACTGATATAATGATAGGAATAACTAAAGATGATGGTAACCCATTAACAGTGTTCGGTGCACCAGGATTTAGTGTTAAAAATCAAAGTCTAGTTACTATGGAGGAACTTAAGGAAGCTCTGAGATATTACTTCCCACCAGGAGATGATCTCTCTGTAGAATCTATGATGTTGATGTATGTAGACTGGGATGATGAAGTAAACACTGAGAAGAATCGTGAAGCCATGGTGCAGATACAGAAAGACTATATTTTTACATGCCCTGCAAAGTATTTTGCAAACTTTGCTTCAGAGGCTAAAAATAAATTCTTTGTCTATGAATATGATCACCGTCCATCAGATGAAGGCCTTCCGGAGTGGATGGGGGTCGTCCATGGTGCGGAATTGTCAATGTTATTTGGAAAACCACTTATTTCACCTCAACAATTCTCAAACCAAGAACAAGCATTTAGCAGAAGACTTATGAAAATCTGGGCCAACTTTGCAAGAACAGG AAATCCAAGTGATGATGAATTTCAATGGCCCCAGTATTCGGCTGAAGAACAATGCTACGCCATTCTGAAAGTGGATCGCATTGATACTAAGCAAAAATGGAAAGGTCAAAATTGTCAATTCTGGAATTCCTTCTACCCCAAACTAATAAAAAATG ATACATAA